The uncultured Desulfuromonas sp. genome has a segment encoding these proteins:
- the lpxD gene encoding UDP-3-O-(3-hydroxymyristoyl)glucosamine N-acyltransferase, translated as MATLKELALLIDGEIIGDDSVEIKRLAPIDGAGPGDITFIANPKYLPFLSKTAASAILVDRPLDREDIAYLVCKNPYLAFAKVLTHLNVRRPEAQGVLPGAHVASSAVLGKGITVYPGAVVGDGVEIGDGSILYPNVVVYDEVKIGRNCQIHAGSVIREGCILGERVIVQPNAVIGSDGFGFAPDGEAYYKIPQVGIVVVEDDVEIGAGTCIDRAAMGVTRIGQGSKLDNLVQIAHNVTVGPHTVMAAQVGIAGSAKVGRHCTFGGQAAVAGHIDVGDNVTLGGRGGIAGNMAGDQVVSGVPAIPHKDWLKSSMVFPKLPQMKKELAALKRQIEALQAKVEKE; from the coding sequence ATGGCAACACTAAAAGAACTGGCGTTACTGATTGACGGTGAGATCATCGGTGACGACAGTGTTGAAATCAAGCGTCTGGCCCCGATCGACGGGGCCGGACCTGGTGATATTACCTTTATTGCCAATCCTAAATATCTTCCCTTTCTGAGCAAGACGGCCGCTTCGGCGATTCTGGTTGACCGTCCTCTCGACCGGGAGGATATCGCGTATCTGGTGTGCAAAAACCCTTACCTGGCTTTTGCCAAAGTTCTGACTCACCTGAACGTTCGGCGTCCTGAGGCCCAGGGGGTGTTGCCCGGCGCCCACGTGGCTTCATCAGCCGTACTGGGAAAGGGGATTACCGTGTATCCCGGCGCCGTGGTCGGCGATGGGGTGGAAATTGGCGACGGATCGATCCTTTATCCCAATGTGGTTGTTTACGACGAAGTGAAAATCGGTCGCAACTGTCAGATTCATGCCGGAAGTGTGATTCGTGAAGGGTGTATTCTTGGTGAGCGTGTCATCGTTCAGCCGAATGCCGTGATTGGTTCAGACGGTTTCGGTTTTGCTCCCGATGGTGAAGCCTACTACAAAATCCCCCAGGTGGGCATTGTGGTGGTCGAAGATGATGTCGAAATCGGTGCCGGTACCTGTATTGACCGCGCCGCCATGGGCGTCACCCGTATCGGTCAGGGCAGCAAGCTGGATAACCTGGTTCAGATTGCTCACAATGTGACGGTGGGACCACATACGGTGATGGCGGCCCAGGTCGGTATTGCCGGCAGCGCCAAGGTCGGTCGCCATTGTACCTTCGGCGGTCAGGCCGCGGTTGCCGGCCACATTGACGTCGGTGACAACGTCACTCTAGGCGGCCGTGGCGGCATTGCCGGCAACATGGCGGGTGATCAGGTGGTGTCGGGAGTCCCGGCGATTCCCCATAAAGACTGGTTGAAGTCTTCCATGGTGTTTCCAAAGTTGCCGCAAATGAAAAAAGAGTTAGCTGCTCTGAAACGCCAGATTGAGGCGTTACAGGCCAAAGTTGAGAAAGAATAA
- the fabZ gene encoding 3-hydroxyacyl-ACP dehydratase FabZ has product MLMNATEVMKRLPHRYPFLLVDGIESFTENESIVGIKNVTINEPFFQGHFPGHPIMPGVLIIEAMAQVGGLFASLNDEIGEEKVTYFTGIDKVKFRKPVVPGDVLRMELTLLKCRRGIYQFAGKAYVGETLVTEAELKATFVDREG; this is encoded by the coding sequence ATGTTGATGAATGCAACGGAAGTGATGAAGCGCCTGCCGCATCGCTACCCCTTTTTGCTGGTTGATGGGATCGAATCTTTTACCGAAAATGAGTCGATTGTCGGCATTAAAAACGTCACCATCAACGAACCGTTTTTTCAAGGGCATTTTCCCGGTCATCCGATTATGCCGGGAGTGCTGATTATTGAAGCCATGGCCCAGGTTGGTGGGCTGTTTGCCAGTCTCAATGACGAGATCGGTGAAGAAAAAGTAACCTATTTTACCGGAATCGACAAAGTGAAATTTCGCAAGCCGGTGGTTCCCGGTGATGTGCTGCGCATGGAGTTGACCCTGCTGAAATGTCGTCGCGGCATCTATCAGTTCGCCGGTAAAGCTTATGTCGGTGAGACTCTGGTTACTGAAGCGGAACTCAAAGCAACTTTTGTTGATCGGGAAGGCTAA
- the lpxA gene encoding acyl-ACP--UDP-N-acetylglucosamine O-acyltransferase, translating to MIHPTAIIEPGAQLGKDVRVGAYSIIREHVVIGDRTVVGPHTVIEGRTTIGCDNEIFQFASIGAIPQDLKFHGEESTLTIGDRNKIREFTTLHLGTEDGGGKTVVGSDNLFMAYTHVAHDCIVGNHVILANNATLAGHVEVDDYAILGGMSAVHQFTRVGAHVMASGGSMIAQDIPPFVIAQGDRAKTIGLNLIGLKRRGFSSESLSALKKAYKLMFRSGLRQEEALQQIADTVDDCPEVRAFSEFIRASERGVAR from the coding sequence ATGATACACCCCACCGCAATTATTGAGCCGGGAGCGCAGCTGGGCAAAGACGTCCGGGTTGGTGCGTATTCCATCATTCGTGAGCACGTGGTCATCGGTGACCGCACTGTGGTTGGACCGCATACGGTGATCGAAGGGCGTACCACCATTGGCTGTGATAATGAAATTTTTCAGTTTGCATCCATTGGCGCGATTCCTCAGGATCTCAAATTCCATGGTGAAGAATCGACATTGACCATTGGTGATCGTAATAAGATCCGTGAATTCACCACGTTGCATCTGGGCACGGAAGATGGCGGCGGCAAGACGGTGGTCGGCAGCGATAACCTGTTCATGGCTTACACGCATGTGGCTCACGATTGCATTGTCGGCAATCACGTGATTCTGGCCAATAATGCGACCTTGGCCGGACATGTTGAGGTGGATGATTACGCCATCCTTGGTGGGATGTCCGCCGTGCACCAGTTTACCCGGGTCGGAGCCCATGTCATGGCCAGTGGTGGTTCCATGATCGCCCAGGATATTCCCCCCTTTGTTATTGCTCAGGGTGACCGGGCCAAGACCATCGGTTTGAATCTGATCGGTCTGAAGCGGCGCGGATTCAGCTCCGAATCGCTGTCCGCGTTGAAAAAAGCCTATAAACTGATGTTTCGTTCCGGATTGCGCCAGGAAGAAGCCCTGCAACAGATTGCCGACACCGTGGATGATTGCCCTGAGGTGCGTGCTTTCAGCGAATTTATCCGCGCCAGTGAACGGGGTGTCGCCCGTTAG
- the lpxB gene encoding lipid-A-disaccharide synthase has translation MTISSQCPGPRRALIVTGEASGDLHGANLIKAAQQLDPELTFCGVGGEKMAAAGCDILIPSSELSVMGLVEVVRHLPRIWRVFQQLKQLLFSAQPPDVVILIDSPDFNLRLARQAKKAGIPVLYYVSPQVWAWRKGRVKGISAVVDRLAAIFPFEPDCYRGYPIDVRYVGHPLLDEAGVSDDVEAIRQRYQLSGQGPTIGLFPGSRQNELTYSFPTIVETAAQLALAYPEADFVVPLAPGVAEEQLRPQLEAAGVNATFVRDSIYDTAAVCDVVLCVSGTVTLQVALVETPMAILYKAAPLTYTIGKHLVSVEFIGLPNIVAGKSIIREFIQDDANPQALTEEIQRILNDETYHKTMKQHLADVRHRMGEPGCSGRVAQMAIELSCEHAQQGSPHGRA, from the coding sequence ATGACGATATCATCCCAATGCCCTGGACCACGACGCGCTCTGATTGTGACTGGAGAGGCCTCCGGTGATCTGCATGGCGCCAACCTGATCAAGGCCGCGCAGCAGCTCGATCCTGAGTTGACGTTTTGCGGAGTTGGCGGCGAGAAAATGGCGGCTGCCGGTTGCGATATCCTGATCCCCAGCTCCGAACTTTCCGTCATGGGCCTGGTGGAAGTCGTGCGGCATCTGCCACGAATCTGGCGGGTATTCCAACAGCTCAAGCAGTTGTTGTTCAGTGCCCAGCCGCCTGATGTGGTGATTCTGATTGATTCCCCTGATTTCAATCTGCGTCTGGCCAGGCAGGCCAAGAAAGCCGGCATCCCGGTGCTCTATTATGTCAGTCCTCAAGTGTGGGCCTGGCGTAAAGGACGTGTCAAAGGGATTTCGGCCGTTGTGGATCGCCTGGCAGCTATTTTCCCTTTCGAACCGGACTGCTACCGGGGGTATCCCATCGATGTCCGCTATGTCGGTCATCCCTTGCTCGACGAAGCCGGTGTCAGTGACGACGTTGAAGCGATACGTCAGCGCTACCAGCTCAGCGGGCAGGGGCCAACCATCGGCCTGTTCCCCGGCAGCCGTCAAAATGAATTGACCTATTCCTTCCCGACCATTGTCGAGACGGCAGCCCAGTTGGCCCTGGCCTATCCGGAGGCTGATTTTGTTGTTCCCCTGGCGCCGGGCGTAGCCGAAGAGCAACTGCGTCCACAACTGGAAGCCGCCGGTGTCAATGCGACCTTTGTCCGAGACAGCATCTATGACACGGCTGCGGTTTGTGATGTGGTGCTGTGCGTGTCGGGAACAGTGACGCTGCAGGTGGCTCTGGTTGAAACGCCCATGGCGATTTTGTATAAGGCCGCCCCTTTGACCTATACGATTGGAAAACATCTGGTGTCAGTGGAATTTATCGGTCTGCCCAATATTGTTGCGGGGAAATCGATCATACGTGAGTTTATTCAGGATGACGCCAACCCTCAAGCTCTGACCGAAGAGATTCAACGCATTCTCAACGATGAAACCTATCACAAAACGATGAAACAACACCTGGCCGACGTCCGACACCGTATGGGAGAGCCGGGCTGCTCAGGACGAGTCGCTCAGATGGCGATTGAGCTAAGTTGTGAGCATGCGCAACAGGGGAGTCCGCATGGCAGGGCATAA
- the msbA gene encoding lipid A export permease/ATP-binding protein MsbA: MAGHNMQVYRRLLNYSRPYLRRIVLAMIASLGVAGTDVAIAKLVQPLVDYVLAAQDMTLVNLVPLVVIGLATLKGVSRYVQEYFMKTAGQMVVQDLRNNLYWHSLDMSMRYYSKHSVGSMVSRILNDVNMLQKSAADELVTVVREGLTLVGLVGLLFYNDWRLAIVAFIVLPVAVVPASQIGRRIKKYVRKSLTNMSTLTGILQESFSGIKVVKAFGTETAEKEKFQRENWNFYLRMRKVIRYDSATAPIMEVLASFGAAGVLWYGIQRVMEGAITQGELLSFIAAMGMMYGPMKRLIKTNNVIQKAIGAAERVFEMLDLKPDLTDLEGAVDLPRCRGHVVFDNVDFAYDDEPVLRGFSIDVPPGKMIAVVGASGAGKSTLIGLLARFYDPVRGKILIDGYDIATVTQNSLKQQIALVDQETFLFHDTLYNNIRYSNPNATDAEVEEAAQLAYADEFIREMPQGYETVIGDRGVRLSGGQRQRICIARAILRDAPILLLDEATSALDTESETVVQKALANLMKERTTFVIAHRLSTIMHADEILVLSEGVLVEQGRHEELLAAGGVYRRLHDMQFEDRR, from the coding sequence ATGGCAGGGCATAATATGCAGGTTTATCGGCGGCTGTTGAATTATTCACGGCCGTATCTGCGCCGCATTGTCCTGGCCATGATCGCTTCTTTGGGCGTTGCCGGCACCGATGTGGCGATTGCCAAATTGGTCCAGCCCTTGGTGGATTATGTTCTCGCTGCCCAGGATATGACCCTGGTCAACCTGGTTCCACTGGTGGTGATCGGTTTAGCGACGCTCAAAGGCGTGTCACGCTACGTTCAGGAATATTTTATGAAAACCGCCGGGCAGATGGTGGTTCAGGATCTGCGCAACAATTTGTATTGGCACTCGCTTGACATGTCGATGCGCTATTATTCCAAGCATTCCGTTGGCAGTATGGTGTCGCGTATTCTTAACGATGTCAATATGTTACAAAAGTCTGCCGCGGATGAACTGGTGACCGTGGTACGCGAAGGTCTCACCTTGGTCGGTTTGGTCGGTTTACTGTTTTACAACGACTGGCGCTTGGCCATCGTGGCGTTTATCGTTTTACCGGTCGCCGTTGTGCCGGCATCACAGATCGGCCGACGCATCAAAAAATACGTGCGCAAGAGTCTGACCAATATGAGCACCCTGACCGGTATTCTGCAGGAATCGTTCAGTGGCATTAAAGTGGTTAAGGCTTTTGGCACGGAAACGGCGGAAAAAGAAAAATTTCAGCGCGAAAACTGGAATTTTTACCTGCGCATGCGCAAAGTGATCCGTTACGATTCGGCAACGGCACCGATCATGGAAGTGTTGGCCTCTTTTGGTGCCGCCGGGGTGTTGTGGTACGGCATTCAACGGGTTATGGAAGGGGCGATTACCCAAGGGGAATTGTTGTCGTTTATCGCGGCTATGGGCATGATGTATGGGCCGATGAAGCGGTTGATCAAAACCAACAACGTCATCCAAAAAGCCATTGGCGCTGCCGAACGTGTTTTTGAAATGCTTGACTTAAAACCGGATCTCACAGATCTGGAAGGGGCCGTTGATCTGCCGCGCTGTCGTGGTCATGTGGTGTTTGACAACGTCGATTTTGCCTACGATGACGAACCGGTGCTGCGTGGTTTCAGCATTGATGTGCCGCCGGGTAAGATGATTGCCGTGGTGGGAGCCAGTGGTGCCGGTAAGTCGACACTGATTGGTCTGTTGGCCCGCTTTTATGATCCTGTGCGAGGAAAAATTCTGATCGACGGTTACGACATCGCCACCGTAACCCAGAACAGTCTCAAACAGCAGATTGCTCTGGTGGATCAGGAGACCTTTCTTTTCCACGATACGCTGTATAACAATATCCGCTACTCCAACCCGAATGCGACGGATGCCGAGGTCGAGGAAGCCGCACAATTAGCTTATGCCGATGAGTTTATCCGTGAAATGCCCCAAGGCTATGAGACGGTGATCGGCGATCGCGGTGTGCGTCTGTCCGGAGGGCAGCGCCAGCGGATCTGTATTGCCCGGGCTATTTTACGTGATGCGCCGATTCTGTTGCTTGATGAGGCCACCAGTGCTCTGGATACCGAGAGTGAGACGGTGGTCCAGAAAGCCCTGGCCAACCTTATGAAGGAGCGTACCACCTTTGTCATTGCTCACCGTTTGTCGACCATCATGCACGCGGATGAAATTCTGGTACTCAGTGAAGGTGTTCTGGTGGAGCAGGGCCGCCATGAGGAGTTATTGGCTGCCGGCGGTGTGTACCGTCGTCTGCACGATATGCAGTTTGAGGATCGGCGATGA
- a CDS encoding lysophospholipid acyltransferase family protein: protein MKRMGDWLLMNLAPWLAAQIIRLLAVTSRNETIGAEEVQKLWQRNQPVILSFWHDQLLLMAQGYLGPGSQILISASKDGELIARTMHHLGQHAVRGSSSRGGRAAFKQLLRLAREAKDLVITPDGPRGPRHELKEGVVQLARLSGRPVVPMALVASRGHRFASWDRFLLPYPFGHLVYAYGAPQYCTKEEDPQQFRQRLEQAMKETQLNAEQRLESYGLSAV from the coding sequence ATGAAACGGATGGGCGATTGGCTGCTGATGAATCTGGCCCCGTGGTTGGCGGCGCAGATCATTCGCCTGCTGGCGGTGACGTCACGTAACGAGACCATCGGCGCTGAAGAGGTGCAAAAATTATGGCAGCGGAATCAACCGGTCATTTTATCGTTCTGGCATGATCAGCTGCTGTTGATGGCACAAGGCTATCTGGGGCCGGGTTCGCAAATTCTCATCAGCGCCTCCAAGGATGGCGAGCTGATCGCCCGTACCATGCACCATCTTGGTCAGCATGCCGTGCGTGGTTCCTCCAGTCGTGGGGGGCGGGCGGCCTTTAAGCAATTACTGCGTCTGGCGCGTGAAGCCAAGGATCTGGTGATTACCCCGGATGGGCCACGCGGTCCGCGGCATGAATTGAAAGAGGGTGTCGTGCAACTGGCCCGCTTATCGGGACGCCCGGTGGTGCCCATGGCATTGGTGGCCAGTCGTGGTCACCGTTTTGCCTCGTGGGATCGTTTTTTGTTACCCTATCCGTTCGGACATCTGGTGTATGCCTACGGTGCGCCCCAGTATTGTACGAAAGAGGAAGACCCGCAACAGTTTCGTCAGCGCTTGGAGCAGGCGATGAAGGAAACGCAGCTCAACGCAGAGCAGCGGTTGGAGAGTTATGGTTTATCTGCTGTATGA
- a CDS encoding 3-deoxy-D-manno-octulosonic acid transferase: protein MVYLLYDIVVWLIALFLVPCYLVRGLIQGKVRHGLRERLGFFAPERFHYDGSRQVFWIHAVSVGETRAAIPLIKALRKNYPDAVLVLSNVTETGHEIARGIQVVDECFYFPLDASWVVQRVVQRVRPNQVIIVETELWPNFIRTCSRFGIPVHLVNGRFSDRSFPRYLRFKKLLQPLLELLSSFCMQSRVDADRVEQLGAPVDRIVVTGNIKFDMESSLPTDVTNEQLRREFHVPETCRVLVAGSTHSGEEELVITVYQQLRKRFDDLLLILVPRHPERCDQVAEWLTDARLQWQRRSQLSDQTLSCGQVLLVDTIGEMLKFYQLAQVVFVGGSLVPIGGHNVLEASLLKKPVLFGPYMHNFREIAAMINQAQGGGRIEDSDALRREFERLLDDPQACQAMGEKGWVLLQKNSGATLHTLQHVLREKT from the coding sequence ATGGTTTATCTGCTGTATGACATCGTTGTCTGGCTGATCGCCTTGTTTTTAGTGCCCTGCTATCTGGTGAGAGGGCTGATTCAGGGCAAAGTGCGTCATGGCTTACGTGAGCGACTGGGCTTTTTTGCACCGGAACGGTTTCATTATGATGGATCGCGCCAAGTATTCTGGATTCATGCCGTCTCCGTCGGCGAAACACGGGCGGCCATCCCCCTGATCAAAGCGTTGCGCAAAAATTATCCTGATGCGGTTCTGGTGCTGTCCAACGTCACGGAAACCGGCCATGAAATTGCCCGCGGCATTCAGGTGGTTGACGAGTGTTTCTATTTTCCTCTCGATGCCTCTTGGGTGGTGCAACGGGTGGTGCAGCGGGTGCGTCCCAATCAGGTGATCATTGTCGAAACCGAACTGTGGCCGAATTTTATCCGCACCTGCTCGCGTTTCGGCATTCCGGTTCATCTGGTCAACGGTCGTTTTTCTGATCGTTCCTTTCCCCGTTATCTGCGCTTCAAAAAATTATTACAACCGTTGCTGGAGCTGCTCAGCAGCTTCTGCATGCAGTCCCGTGTTGATGCGGACCGTGTCGAGCAACTTGGTGCTCCAGTGGACCGAATTGTTGTCACCGGCAACATCAAGTTTGATATGGAGTCGAGCCTGCCGACCGATGTGACAAATGAGCAACTGCGCCGGGAATTTCATGTACCGGAAACCTGCCGGGTGTTGGTGGCCGGTAGTACGCACAGCGGCGAAGAAGAGCTGGTGATTACGGTGTATCAGCAGTTGCGCAAACGTTTTGATGATCTGCTGTTGATTCTGGTGCCCCGCCACCCTGAACGGTGCGATCAGGTGGCGGAATGGTTGACGGATGCCCGCCTGCAGTGGCAACGGCGTTCCCAGTTGTCCGATCAGACCCTTAGCTGCGGTCAGGTGTTGCTGGTCGATACGATTGGCGAGATGCTCAAGTTTTACCAGTTGGCCCAGGTGGTGTTTGTCGGCGGTAGTCTGGTCCCTATCGGCGGCCATAATGTTTTGGAAGCCTCTTTGCTTAAAAAGCCGGTTTTGTTTGGGCCCTACATGCATAACTTCCGTGAAATTGCCGCCATGATCAATCAGGCTCAGGGCGGAGGGCGCATTGAGGATAGCGATGCCCTGCGGCGTGAATTTGAGCGCTTACTTGATGATCCGCAGGCCTGTCAGGCCATGGGAGAAAAAGGCTGGGTGCTGTTGCAGAAAAATTCCGGTGCCACTCTGCACACCTTGCAACATGTCCTGCGGGAAAAAACGTAG
- the lpxK gene encoding tetraacyldisaccharide 4'-kinase, whose product MAFFVSLHHRLVSQGAQTWPEKVLFAALFPVALVYGTINWLRNLCYDRGWFSTYHSSLPVISVGNLAVGGLGKTPVVDWLVNYFSRQGKRVAIVSRGYGGSFRGDLGVVSSGEGSPLMAAAVAGDEPVLLARRNPHVPVLIARKRVTAIQELERSFDVDLVVLDDAFQHRQVGRCIDLVLLDATRPFGNGWPLPLGNLREFPCALHRADVLLLTRGQGAGHNPIAGKPTFSSRHRLSSEVSDLNGSLCSIDQLRGKNIVAFAGIAHPEAFFRSLSELGLTLSQQIPLLDHVEYSPAVVQKLTDAVTGADVLITTEKDAVKLSSNMFNIPCYQIPLTIEIGDCEAFGRHLCTLI is encoded by the coding sequence ATGGCGTTTTTCGTCTCTCTTCATCACCGACTGGTGAGTCAGGGGGCGCAAACCTGGCCTGAAAAAGTGCTGTTTGCCGCTCTGTTTCCCGTTGCCCTGGTCTACGGCACGATCAACTGGCTGCGTAACCTCTGTTATGACCGTGGCTGGTTTTCCACCTACCATTCTTCATTGCCGGTTATTTCTGTTGGAAATCTGGCGGTCGGCGGACTCGGCAAGACCCCGGTGGTTGACTGGCTGGTGAACTATTTTTCCCGCCAAGGCAAACGGGTGGCAATTGTCAGTCGCGGCTATGGCGGAAGTTTTCGTGGCGATCTCGGCGTGGTCTCTTCCGGAGAAGGATCGCCGCTGATGGCGGCTGCGGTTGCCGGTGATGAACCGGTGCTCCTGGCACGGCGTAATCCTCACGTGCCGGTTTTGATTGCCCGTAAGCGGGTAACCGCGATTCAGGAACTGGAGCGCTCGTTTGATGTTGATCTGGTTGTGCTGGATGATGCTTTTCAGCATCGTCAGGTGGGGCGCTGCATTGATCTGGTTTTGCTGGATGCCACCCGTCCCTTCGGCAACGGCTGGCCCTTGCCGTTGGGCAACCTGCGTGAATTTCCCTGTGCGCTGCACCGGGCGGATGTGTTGTTGCTGACGCGCGGACAGGGAGCAGGGCACAATCCGATTGCCGGTAAACCCACCTTTTCAAGTCGCCACAGGTTGTCAAGCGAGGTCAGCGATCTCAATGGTTCGCTGTGTTCCATTGACCAGCTGCGCGGCAAAAACATCGTCGCCTTCGCCGGCATTGCCCATCCCGAGGCTTTTTTTCGCTCGTTGTCCGAATTGGGGCTCACCCTGTCACAGCAGATTCCTCTGCTGGATCATGTTGAGTACTCCCCTGCGGTCGTACAGAAACTCACAGACGCTGTGACCGGGGCCGATGTGCTGATCACCACTGAAAAAGATGCGGTCAAACTGTCTTCTAACATGTTTAACATACCCTGCTATCAAATTCCATTAACCATAGAGATTGGAGATTGTGAGGCCTTTGGCCGTCATTTGTGTACCCTGATATGA
- a CDS encoding ELM1/GtrOC1 family putative glycosyltransferase encodes MSLQPELLELLACPQCKQPVEMSGDNDAVYCRSCHSSFPVRDGIPVMLVYRDDEATSAAAPRENLLPGSGPLLILNDGKAGHVNQSLAFARLLNRDYTLLNVGFKYRASKGFSYVADRFGFYTPRLFMADMPSGQFDAVVSAGSETYYANRTLSRRLGCKSIAIMMPKSYRLDFDLIVAQQHDNPPDKPNILPVPINLSFSQPQGVVNPADKQRYIALIIGGDSAQQKLDVDLLRRQVEKILDLFPDHRVWLTTSRRTPAAAEEMLRHYAFSDPVWYSHNPVNPIPDFLHCAEYVFVTADSSSMISEAVSFGKACVEVLPLAQEMPSRGKFIRLLSRLEEMGCLHVFDGTCRSCQKKVDLCFILNKTK; translated from the coding sequence ATGTCACTGCAGCCGGAACTGCTCGAATTACTTGCCTGTCCACAATGTAAGCAACCAGTCGAGATGTCCGGAGATAATGATGCGGTGTACTGTCGCTCCTGTCACAGCAGTTTCCCGGTGCGTGACGGTATCCCGGTCATGCTGGTTTATCGGGATGACGAGGCGACAAGTGCGGCGGCTCCTCGTGAAAATTTGCTTCCCGGTAGCGGTCCTCTGTTGATCCTCAACGACGGCAAAGCCGGTCATGTCAACCAGTCCCTTGCCTTTGCCCGCTTGCTTAATCGTGATTATACGTTGCTGAATGTCGGTTTTAAATACCGTGCATCAAAGGGGTTTTCCTATGTCGCCGACCGGTTTGGCTTTTATACGCCTCGACTGTTTATGGCCGATATGCCCTCCGGTCAGTTTGACGCCGTTGTCTCGGCCGGTTCGGAAACCTATTACGCCAACCGGACGTTGTCGCGTCGATTGGGCTGCAAGTCCATTGCCATCATGATGCCGAAAAGCTACCGGCTTGATTTTGACCTGATTGTCGCGCAACAGCATGATAATCCGCCGGACAAGCCCAACATCCTCCCTGTGCCGATTAATTTGAGCTTTTCCCAGCCACAGGGCGTCGTGAACCCCGCGGACAAACAACGCTATATTGCGTTGATTATTGGTGGCGACAGCGCTCAGCAGAAACTGGATGTGGACCTGCTGCGCAGACAGGTTGAAAAAATTCTCGATTTATTTCCCGACCACCGGGTGTGGTTGACCACCTCACGTCGCACACCTGCCGCCGCCGAAGAGATGTTGCGCCACTATGCGTTTTCTGATCCTGTCTGGTATTCGCACAACCCGGTCAATCCGATTCCTGACTTTCTGCATTGTGCCGAGTATGTCTTCGTGACCGCTGATTCCAGTTCCATGATCAGTGAAGCCGTGAGCTTCGGTAAGGCCTGCGTCGAAGTGTTGCCTCTGGCTCAAGAAATGCCCAGTCGCGGAAAATTTATCCGCCTGTTGTCCCGTCTGGAGGAGATGGGTTGCCTGCATGTCTTCGATGGGACCTGCCGTTCCTGTCAAAAAAAAGTCGATTTGTGTTTCATCCTCAACAAAACCAAATAA
- a CDS encoding glycosyltransferase family 4 protein, with translation MKILQVTAALQQGGVERGTVEMAAFIVAQGAHSLVASQGGRLVRELEAHGTRHIQLPLARRTPWSIVYCAFKLCRLIQQEKISLVHARSRAPAWAAYLACRWTGVPFLTTFHGTHRIQNRLKKFYNSIMVRGRRVIAISEFIKAHIMTHYGVDEARIDVAPRGYDPAVFNPQRVDETRIDQLRNSLGLTGEAPVISLPGRLTRWKGQVVLLEALNQIKDLAWHVLFIGGEDKKTAYLHELQQLAMRYQIADRVHFVGDQTDIALYYQVSDLVVSASTEPEAFGRVAVEAQAMGCPVVASAHGGALETVRDGETGWLFTPGNADDLAATLRRVLTGNDDLRAVGERGRQWVAQRYTIDRMCQAEWDCYEKMLHDCREPRRN, from the coding sequence ATGAAAATCCTTCAAGTGACAGCTGCCCTGCAACAGGGCGGTGTTGAACGGGGAACCGTTGAAATGGCGGCATTTATTGTCGCTCAAGGCGCACACAGTCTGGTGGCCTCTCAAGGAGGGCGACTGGTCCGTGAACTGGAAGCTCACGGGACACGCCATATCCAATTGCCTCTGGCGCGGCGGACGCCCTGGAGCATTGTTTATTGTGCGTTCAAACTGTGCCGACTTATTCAGCAGGAAAAAATCAGCCTGGTACATGCCCGCTCCCGGGCGCCGGCCTGGGCAGCCTATCTGGCCTGCCGCTGGACCGGTGTGCCGTTTCTGACCACGTTTCACGGCACCCATCGCATCCAGAACCGGCTGAAAAAGTTTTACAACAGCATCATGGTGCGTGGACGACGGGTGATTGCCATCAGTGAATTTATCAAAGCCCATATCATGACCCATTATGGTGTGGATGAGGCGCGCATTGACGTGGCGCCACGCGGCTACGATCCGGCGGTTTTTAATCCGCAGCGGGTTGACGAGACGCGCATAGATCAACTGCGCAACAGTCTGGGGTTGACCGGAGAGGCGCCGGTGATTTCGTTGCCCGGTCGCCTGACCCGCTGGAAAGGGCAGGTGGTTTTGCTTGAAGCCCTGAATCAGATCAAAGATCTTGCCTGGCACGTGCTGTTCATCGGCGGCGAAGATAAGAAAACCGCTTATCTGCACGAACTGCAACAGTTAGCGATGCGTTACCAGATCGCTGACCGTGTGCATTTTGTCGGTGATCAGACCGATATCGCATTGTATTACCAGGTTTCCGATCTGGTTGTCTCCGCCTCGACGGAACCGGAAGCGTTTGGCCGTGTGGCCGTGGAAGCGCAAGCCATGGGCTGTCCGGTGGTGGCCTCGGCCCATGGTGGCGCGTTGGAAACGGTGCGCGATGGCGAGACCGGCTGGTTGTTCACACCCGGGAATGCCGATGATCTCGCGGCAACGTTGAGACGGGTGTTGACCGGCAATGATGATCTGCGTGCCGTCGGTGAGCGTGGCCGGCAGTGGGTGGCCCAGCGTTATACCATCGACCGGATGTGCCAAGCGGAGTGGGACTGTTATGAAAAGATGCTCCATGATTGTCGTGAACCACGGAGGAATTGA